A portion of the Celeribacter baekdonensis genome contains these proteins:
- the nuoK gene encoding NADH-quinone oxidoreductase subunit NuoK, translating into MVGLEHYLTVAAALFVIGIFGLFLNRKNVIIILMSIEMILLSVNINLVAFSSYLGDLTGQIFTMLVLTVAAAEAAIGLAILVSFFRNRGTIDVEDVNVMKG; encoded by the coding sequence ATGGTCGGACTTGAACATTACCTGACAGTCGCAGCGGCGCTGTTTGTCATCGGCATTTTCGGGCTCTTTTTGAACCGAAAGAACGTCATCATCATTTTGATGTCCATCGAGATGATCCTGCTGTCGGTCAATATCAACCTTGTCGCTTTCTCCTCGTATCTTGGGGATTTGACGGGGCAGATTTTCACGATGCTGGTGCTCACCGTGGCCGCTGCTGAAGCGGCGATCGGGTTGGCCATTCTTGTGAGCTTCTTCCGCAACCGCGGCACGATCGACGTCGAAGACGTCAACGTGATGAAAGGGTAA
- a CDS encoding NADH-quinone oxidoreductase subunit J: MTVVDFAFYTFAIVMLVAGLFTVVSKNPVHSVLWLILTFLSASGLFVLLGAEFVAMLLIIVYVGAVMVLFLFVVMMLDVDFAELKAGMAKYLPFALLIGVVLLLQMGIAFGDWTTSEGAQALRQSVTPDAAEIHNTAALGLLMYDQYLMLFQLAGLVLLVSMIGAIVLTLRHRSDVKRQNVLQQMYRDPGKAMELKDVKPGQGL, encoded by the coding sequence ATGACTGTCGTAGATTTCGCTTTTTACACCTTCGCCATCGTGATGTTGGTGGCCGGGCTTTTCACTGTGGTTTCCAAAAACCCAGTGCATTCCGTGCTTTGGCTGATCCTGACGTTTTTGTCCGCCTCCGGACTTTTCGTGCTCTTGGGCGCGGAATTTGTCGCGATGTTGTTGATCATCGTTTATGTCGGGGCCGTCATGGTTCTGTTCCTCTTCGTGGTGATGATGTTGGACGTGGACTTTGCCGAGTTGAAAGCCGGGATGGCGAAATATCTGCCCTTCGCTTTGCTGATCGGTGTGGTGTTGCTGTTGCAGATGGGCATTGCCTTTGGCGATTGGACCACCTCCGAGGGTGCGCAAGCATTGCGCCAGTCGGTCACCCCGGACGCGGCCGAGATCCACAACACCGCCGCTTTGGGCCTGTTGATGTATGACCAATATCTGATGTTGTTCCAACTTGCGGGTCTGGTGCTTTTGGTCTCGATGATCGGGGCCATCGTGTTGACGCTGCGCCACCGCTCAGATGTCAAACGCCAAAACGTGTTGCAACAGATGTACCGCGATCCGGGCAAAGCCATGGAACTCAAGGACGTCAAACCGGGGCAGGGGCTTTAA
- a CDS encoding carboxymuconolactone decarboxylase family protein, giving the protein MTDFTKLFAEMMAQSQKMAASFNPALENFQMPALDKLFPTMTKEQMDMFWGNAFNKDGLDAKTRLLVVLAGQTVLGAQAEAPFKMTVRHALEAGATQKEIAEVIYQMSMLGGVPAMSKALELAQAVFSETQEGSE; this is encoded by the coding sequence ATGACCGATTTTACCAAGCTTTTCGCGGAGATGATGGCGCAGAGCCAAAAGATGGCCGCGTCTTTCAATCCGGCGTTGGAAAATTTCCAAATGCCCGCGTTAGACAAATTGTTTCCGACAATGACCAAAGAGCAAATGGACATGTTTTGGGGCAATGCGTTCAACAAGGACGGTTTGGATGCCAAAACCCGTTTGCTCGTCGTGCTCGCCGGGCAAACCGTTTTAGGGGCTCAGGCCGAAGCGCCGTTTAAAATGACGGTCCGCCACGCCCTTGAGGCTGGGGCCACGCAAAAGGAGATCGCGGAAGTGATCTATCAAATGTCGATGTTGGGCGGTGTGCCCGCAATGTCAAAGGCACTGGAGTTGGCGCAGGCCGTCTTCTCCGAGACGCAGGAGGGCAGTGAATGA
- a CDS encoding carboxymuconolactone decarboxylase family protein, with protein sequence MNTDVSHMDAYAKGKSFTEATNPGMEEALAARYDALLPGLSRDLVEMNGRIYPRGVLDEKTRELLTISALTALGGQTAPQLKIHVAAARKLGLSREEICEAIYQMSLYGGMPAMFNALNAAMNVFETEEAV encoded by the coding sequence ATGAACACAGACGTGTCGCATATGGACGCCTACGCCAAAGGCAAATCTTTCACCGAGGCCACAAACCCCGGCATGGAAGAGGCTTTGGCTGCGCGCTACGATGCGCTCCTTCCGGGGCTGTCGCGTGATCTGGTCGAGATGAACGGCCGGATCTACCCGCGTGGCGTTTTGGATGAAAAGACACGGGAACTTTTGACCATTTCTGCCCTCACCGCTTTGGGGGGGCAGACGGCACCTCAGTTGAAAATTCATGTGGCTGCGGCCCGTAAATTGGGCCTGTCGCGCGAAGAAATCTGTGAGGCGATATATCAAATGTCGCTCTACGGTGGCATGCCCGCAATGTTTAATGCGCTCAACGCTGCCATGAATGTCTTTGAGACAGAGGAGGCGGTATGA
- the nuoI gene encoding NADH-quinone oxidoreductase subunit NuoI, whose amino-acid sequence MAQTDTPFDYSRAVKYFLMTDIIAGFKIGLRYFFAPKATINYPHEKGPLSPRFRGEHALRRYPNGEERCIACKLCEAICPAQAITIDAEPREDGSRRTTRYDIDMTKCIYCGFCQEACPVDAIVEGPNFEFATETREELFYDKEKLLENGAVWEAEIARNLELDAPYR is encoded by the coding sequence ATGGCTCAAACCGACACTCCGTTCGATTACAGCCGCGCTGTGAAATACTTCCTGATGACCGACATCATTGCCGGTTTCAAAATCGGGTTGCGGTATTTCTTTGCGCCGAAAGCGACGATCAACTACCCGCATGAAAAGGGGCCTCTGAGCCCGCGTTTCCGGGGTGAACATGCGTTGCGTCGCTATCCGAATGGCGAAGAGCGTTGCATTGCTTGTAAACTGTGCGAAGCGATCTGCCCGGCGCAGGCGATCACCATTGATGCCGAACCGCGTGAGGATGGCTCGCGCCGCACCACGCGTTACGACATCGACATGACGAAATGCATCTACTGCGGGTTCTGCCAAGAAGCCTGTCCGGTCGATGCCATCGTCGAAGGTCCGAATTTCGAATTCGCCACCGAGACCCGCGAAGAGCTGTTTTACGACAAAGAAAAACTGCTTGAAAACGGCGCGGTGTGGGAAGCGGAAATTGCTCGTAACCTCGAACTCGATGCGCCTTACCGATGA
- the nuoH gene encoding NADH-quinone oxidoreductase subunit NuoH: MVEFFTTTNLGIALLVLGQCLLVLVPLFVALAFLMYGDRKIWAAVQMRKGPNIVGVFGLLQSFADFIKYIVKEVVVPAGADKFVFYLAPMITFVTACIAWVAIPWNDGWVIADLNVAILYIFAISSLEVYGVIMGGWASNSKYPFLGALRSAAQMISYEVSIGLIIIGVVISTGSMNFGDIVAAQDGAGILSWYWLPHFPMVVLFFVSALAETNRPPFDLPEAESELVAGYQVEYSSTPFLLFMMGELMAVVLMCALVSILFFGGWNSPVEFLPDGILWLVGKMLFFFFIFSMVKAIVPRYRYDQLMRIGWKVFLPLSLFWVVLVAFLAKFEVFGGFYARWAIGG, from the coding sequence ATGGTCGAATTTTTCACGACAACAAATCTGGGCATTGCGCTCCTGGTCCTCGGACAATGTCTGTTGGTCTTGGTGCCTTTGTTCGTTGCGCTCGCCTTCTTGATGTATGGCGACCGTAAAATCTGGGCGGCTGTCCAGATGCGCAAGGGCCCCAATATCGTGGGCGTCTTTGGTTTGTTGCAGTCCTTTGCGGACTTTATCAAATACATCGTGAAAGAGGTGGTTGTGCCTGCGGGGGCAGACAAATTTGTCTTTTACCTCGCGCCGATGATCACCTTTGTCACCGCCTGTATCGCCTGGGTTGCGATCCCATGGAATGACGGTTGGGTGATTGCCGATTTGAACGTCGCAATCCTTTATATCTTCGCCATTTCTTCGCTTGAGGTTTACGGCGTGATCATGGGGGGCTGGGCGTCGAACTCGAAATACCCCTTCTTGGGCGCACTGCGCTCTGCGGCTCAGATGATTTCCTATGAGGTCTCCATCGGTTTGATCATCATCGGCGTGGTGATCTCTACCGGCTCGATGAACTTTGGTGACATCGTGGCCGCGCAAGACGGGGCCGGGATTTTGTCTTGGTACTGGTTGCCGCATTTCCCGATGGTGGTGTTGTTCTTCGTGTCCGCCTTGGCCGAAACCAACCGCCCGCCGTTCGATTTGCCCGAAGCGGAATCGGAACTCGTGGCTGGTTATCAGGTTGAATATTCCTCCACGCCGTTCCTGTTGTTCATGATGGGCGAATTGATGGCCGTGGTGCTGATGTGCGCGCTCGTGTCGATCCTGTTCTTCGGCGGCTGGAATTCTCCGGTTGAATTCTTGCCCGACGGTATCCTTTGGCTCGTTGGCAAGATGCTGTTCTTCTTCTTCATCTTCTCGATGGTCAAAGCCATCGTGCCGCGTTACCGCTATGACCAGTTGATGCGCATTGGTTGGAAAGTCTTCCTGCCGCTGTCGCTGTTCTGGGTCGTTCTGGTGGCATTCCTCGCAAAATTCGAAGTCTTCGGTGGGTTCTATGCCCGCTGGGCGATTGGAGGCTGA
- the nuoG gene encoding NADH-quinone oxidoreductase subunit NuoG gives MADTRKIIIDGTEIEVDPRLTLLQACEQAGVEVPRFCYHERLSIAGNCRMCLVEVVGGPPKPAASCAMQVKDLRPGPEGAPPVVKTNSPMVKKAREGVMEFLLINHPLDCPICDQGGECDLQDQAMAYGVDFSRYREPKRATEDLDLGPLVATTMTRCISCTRCVRFTTEVAGITQMGQTGRGEDAEITSYLNETLVSNLQGNIIDLCPVGALTSKPYAFTARPWELTKTETIDVMDALGSNIRVDTKGREVMRILPRNHDGVNEEWISDKTRFVWDGLRRQRLDTPYIRENGKLRKATWAEALSAAAAGLKGKKVTALVGDLAPVEAVFALKQMIEGLGGSIECRIDGAKLPSGNRSAYAGTATIADIDDAKFIQLIGTNPRDEAPVLNARLRRAWANGANIGLVGEAVDLTYKYAHVGTDRAALDRLLNKEYGAVLDQPSLVIVGQGAINEADGEAVLAAAMKLAEATKSKLMILHTAASRVGAMDVNATTEGGLAAALDGAEAIYNLGADEVEVGEGAFVIYQGSHGDRGAHRADVILPGAAYTEENGVFVNTEGRPQLALRAAFPPGEAKENWAIIRALSADVGAKLGYDSLAQLRNALIAEVPHLAGIDEVADNAWSPLAAKKLGTATFRNAVKDFYLTNPIARASALMAELSAQAKARKDTAMAAE, from the coding sequence ATGGCAGATACGCGCAAAATCATCATTGACGGGACCGAGATCGAGGTCGATCCGCGCCTGACACTGCTTCAGGCCTGCGAACAGGCTGGTGTCGAAGTGCCGCGGTTTTGCTACCACGAACGGCTCTCTATTGCGGGCAACTGCCGCATGTGTCTGGTCGAAGTGGTCGGCGGCCCGCCGAAACCGGCCGCAAGTTGCGCGATGCAGGTCAAAGATTTGCGTCCGGGACCGGAGGGCGCGCCGCCCGTGGTGAAAACCAATTCGCCGATGGTCAAAAAGGCCCGCGAAGGCGTGATGGAATTCCTGTTGATCAACCACCCGCTTGATTGTCCGATTTGCGACCAAGGCGGCGAATGCGATTTGCAGGACCAAGCCATGGCCTATGGTGTTGATTTCTCGCGCTACCGCGAACCGAAACGCGCGACCGAAGATTTGGATCTCGGTCCGCTTGTCGCGACCACAATGACCCGCTGCATTTCCTGCACCCGCTGTGTGCGCTTCACGACCGAGGTCGCGGGCATCACCCAGATGGGCCAAACCGGGCGCGGCGAAGATGCCGAAATTACCTCTTATCTGAATGAAACGCTGGTTTCGAACCTTCAGGGCAACATCATTGATCTGTGCCCGGTCGGCGCGCTGACCTCGAAACCTTACGCCTTCACCGCCCGCCCGTGGGAATTGACCAAGACCGAAACCATCGACGTGATGGATGCGCTTGGCTCCAACATCCGGGTGGACACCAAAGGCCGCGAAGTGATGCGCATCCTGCCGCGCAATCATGATGGCGTGAATGAGGAGTGGATTTCCGACAAGACCCGTTTCGTCTGGGACGGTCTGCGTCGTCAGCGTTTGGACACGCCGTACATCCGTGAAAACGGCAAGCTGCGCAAAGCCACTTGGGCTGAGGCGCTCTCTGCCGCTGCCGCGGGTCTCAAGGGTAAAAAAGTCACCGCTTTGGTGGGCGATTTGGCCCCGGTTGAGGCGGTTTTCGCGCTCAAACAGATGATTGAAGGCCTCGGTGGGTCGATTGAATGCCGCATTGATGGCGCGAAACTGCCGAGCGGCAATCGCTCCGCCTATGCTGGCACCGCGACGATCGCTGACATTGATGATGCGAAATTCATCCAACTCATCGGCACCAACCCGCGCGACGAAGCGCCGGTGCTGAACGCGCGTCTGCGCCGTGCTTGGGCCAATGGGGCCAATATCGGTCTGGTTGGCGAAGCCGTTGATCTCACCTATAAATATGCCCATGTCGGCACGGATCGTGCGGCTTTGGATCGTCTTTTGAACAAAGAATACGGCGCGGTTCTTGATCAGCCCTCGCTGGTCATCGTCGGCCAAGGCGCGATCAATGAAGCCGATGGCGAGGCGGTTTTGGCCGCCGCGATGAAACTCGCAGAAGCGACCAAATCCAAGCTGATGATCCTGCACACCGCTGCCTCGCGCGTCGGTGCGATGGATGTCAATGCCACAACCGAGGGCGGCCTTGCGGCGGCACTCGACGGGGCAGAAGCGATCTACAATTTGGGCGCGGATGAGGTCGAAGTCGGCGAGGGCGCGTTTGTGATTTACCAAGGCTCACATGGCGACCGTGGTGCACACCGCGCTGACGTGATCCTGCCGGGCGCGGCCTACACCGAAGAAAACGGCGTGTTCGTGAACACCGAAGGCCGTCCGCAGCTTGCGCTGCGCGCCGCTTTCCCTCCGGGCGAGGCGAAAGAAAACTGGGCGATCATCCGGGCACTCTCGGCAGACGTCGGGGCCAAATTGGGCTACGACTCACTGGCGCAGTTGCGCAATGCTTTGATCGCTGAGGTGCCGCATTTGGCCGGGATCGACGAGGTGGCTGACAATGCATGGTCGCCTTTGGCCGCCAAAAAACTTGGCACCGCGACGTTCCGCAATGCGGTCAAAGATTTCTACCTGACCAACCCGATCGCACGGGCCTCTGCCTTGATGGCGGAATTGTCGGCGCAGGCGAAAGCCCGCAAAGACACGGCGATGGCTGCGGAATAA
- a CDS encoding DUF5333 domain-containing protein: MSARLTYSAAVVAMTLLAAPAMAQGKLITEDAVIKEIMVQSLISTRLISECDTIAPRKTQLKKQTADMVAYIDETGYGSAQIILLRDESYLAQLAQAADDMLSARGVDPNNTKALCAFGTAEIADKTALGKLMKNR, from the coding sequence ATGAGCGCGCGTTTGACATATAGCGCCGCTGTGGTCGCGATGACGCTTTTGGCCGCGCCCGCTATGGCGCAGGGAAAGCTGATCACCGAGGACGCCGTGATCAAAGAGATCATGGTTCAGTCGCTGATTTCGACCCGTTTGATTTCAGAGTGTGACACGATTGCGCCGCGCAAGACGCAGCTTAAAAAACAGACGGCTGACATGGTCGCCTATATCGACGAGACCGGGTATGGCTCGGCTCAAATCATTTTGCTGCGTGACGAATCCTATCTCGCGCAGCTGGCACAAGCGGCGGACGACATGTTGTCGGCGCGCGGTGTCGATCCTAACAATACGAAGGCGCTCTGTGCCTTTGGAACAGCTGAGATTGCCGACAAGACAGCGCTTGGCAAACTCATGAAAAACAGGTGA
- a CDS encoding DUF5333 domain-containing protein: protein MTSFKHIVLALVLLSGPVAAADLPPLREVKEIDQNMLWAGLAIEVADECPTLDVKKMKGLSFLWGLKNKASALGYSDDEIRAYVDSDAEEARIRKLGTAYIRASGFDPKTPEGLCAFGAAEIARGSIIGSFLKDKS from the coding sequence ATGACATCTTTCAAACATATCGTCCTTGCACTGGTCCTTCTTTCGGGACCTGTCGCCGCCGCCGATTTGCCACCTCTGCGGGAGGTCAAAGAGATCGACCAAAACATGCTTTGGGCCGGGCTCGCGATTGAGGTTGCGGATGAATGCCCGACCCTTGACGTGAAGAAAATGAAAGGCCTGTCCTTTCTGTGGGGGCTGAAAAACAAAGCCTCTGCCTTGGGGTATTCGGACGATGAAATTCGCGCCTATGTCGATAGCGATGCCGAAGAGGCGCGCATTCGCAAACTGGGTACGGCCTATATCCGGGCCTCCGGCTTTGATCCCAAGACACCGGAGGGGCTTTGTGCTTTTGGTGCGGCGGAGATCGCACGCGGCTCGATCATCGGCTCTTTCTTGAAAGATAAATCATGA
- a CDS encoding DUF3291 domain-containing protein, whose protein sequence is MNSTHHIAELNVGRLLASTDDPRVAEFMGALDRINGLGKRMPGFVWMMEGSGEPGTGNTENAIGGDAQFVSNLTVWEDVQSLENFVFNTVHKQFYDRRQEWFEIMGKQHFVMWFVEKGHQPTLDEALERLAYKDTHGDSDHAFGWSYLTEATLFKTKSCRPIAAE, encoded by the coding sequence ATGAACAGCACCCATCATATCGCAGAACTCAACGTTGGACGCCTCCTCGCGTCCACCGATGATCCGCGTGTGGCGGAGTTCATGGGCGCGCTGGACCGGATCAACGGGCTTGGCAAACGCATGCCGGGGTTCGTGTGGATGATGGAGGGCTCGGGCGAACCGGGCACTGGCAACACCGAAAACGCCATTGGCGGAGACGCGCAATTCGTTTCCAACCTGACCGTGTGGGAAGATGTCCAGTCTTTGGAAAACTTCGTCTTTAATACTGTCCACAAACAGTTTTATGACCGCCGTCAAGAGTGGTTTGAGATCATGGGCAAGCAGCATTTTGTGATGTGGTTTGTCGAGAAAGGGCATCAGCCCACATTGGATGAGGCGCTCGAACGCCTTGCCTACAAAGACACACATGGGGACAGCGATCACGCCTTTGGCTGGTCGTATCTGACGGAGGCCACGCTTTTCAAAACGAAAAGCTGTCGGCCCATAGCTGCGGAGTAA
- a CDS encoding DUF5337 domain-containing protein, whose protein sequence is MAPDKDQALAKKARMVSVVIAVTMLVWLGAQWLGGKLAMQTRFVFLLDLAALAAFVWAFVVIYQIWRDRRQQD, encoded by the coding sequence ATGGCCCCCGATAAGGACCAAGCATTGGCGAAGAAGGCACGGATGGTCTCCGTGGTGATCGCTGTGACGATGCTGGTGTGGCTCGGGGCGCAATGGTTGGGTGGGAAACTCGCAATGCAGACGCGTTTCGTGTTTCTCCTCGACCTTGCAGCGCTCGCGGCATTTGTCTGGGCGTTTGTGGTGATTTATCAGATCTGGCGCGACCGGCGTCAGCAGGACTGA
- a CDS encoding helix-hairpin-helix domain-containing protein, protein MTETNSGKTLKIALISAIVGVLAFLALLGLAGYSTPASLIVGVLVALLVAILLWIGWYEDTASVSSEDNGHPEADVTASGLMATTSIGDEPMSAAPEIATEHHAADTREVRSAAAAISERAMPVADEPAEVVEELAEPVAEVVAEPVAQTVVVDVADDLKEIKGVGPKIEVQLHERGIVTFAQVAALSATEIEDLGAALKGTSAAQLSKWAEQAKILAAGGETEFSKRVQKGDVY, encoded by the coding sequence ATGACTGAGACGAATTCGGGGAAGACCCTTAAGATTGCGCTGATCTCAGCCATCGTGGGTGTTTTGGCCTTTTTGGCTCTGTTGGGACTTGCGGGATATTCCACGCCGGCCTCTTTGATCGTTGGTGTTCTTGTGGCTCTTTTGGTGGCGATCCTGTTGTGGATTGGGTGGTACGAAGACACCGCATCGGTGAGTTCCGAGGACAACGGCCACCCGGAGGCGGATGTGACGGCTTCTGGCCTGATGGCCACGACGTCGATTGGTGACGAACCGATGTCTGCGGCACCTGAGATTGCAACGGAGCATCACGCGGCCGATACGCGCGAAGTGCGCTCTGCGGCGGCGGCGATCTCTGAGCGGGCGATGCCTGTGGCGGATGAGCCTGCCGAGGTGGTCGAAGAGCTGGCAGAGCCGGTTGCGGAGGTTGTGGCAGAGCCGGTTGCGCAGACGGTGGTTGTTGACGTCGCGGATGATCTCAAAGAGATCAAAGGCGTGGGACCGAAGATCGAGGTGCAGCTGCATGAGCGCGGCATCGTGACCTTCGCCCAAGTTGCGGCCCTGAGTGCCACCGAGATCGAAGATCTTGGCGCAGCGCTGAAAGGCACCTCGGCGGCGCAGTTGAGCAAATGGGCCGAACAGGCCAAAATCCTTGCCGCAGGCGGCGAGACAGAGTTTTCAAAACGCGTCCAAAAGGGCGACGTCTACTAA
- a CDS encoding NADH-quinone oxidoreductase subunit E — protein sequence MLRRLYHEQPASFEFTPANLAWAEGQIAKYPEGRQASAVIPLLWRAQEQTGWLTKPALETVADMLGMPYIRVLEVATFYFMFQLAPVGSVAHIQVCGTTTCMICGSGDIISVCKEKISPTPHTVSADGKFSWEEVECLGACANAPMAQIGKDYYEDLTAETFSKLLDDMAAGNVPLPGSQIGRFSSEPAGDLVSLAEYKGTGAQYNGSVQRAVDIGDTIKRIDGTEVPLLTPWISKGGSKPTPPKPAAPAKSAVQQAAEAKKAAPKAAPKAVAPKVDAAAADAPAQKKPRTMKAPRKAGADDLKMLKGVGPKLEETLNAMGFWHFDQIAKWTAEEIGWVDENLKFKGRIARDGWVDQAKILAAGGSTEFSKRAKYD from the coding sequence ATGCTGCGCCGTCTTTATCATGAACAACCGGCCTCTTTCGAATTCACCCCGGCAAACCTTGCCTGGGCCGAGGGTCAAATCGCAAAATACCCCGAAGGGCGTCAGGCGTCTGCGGTCATCCCGCTGTTGTGGCGGGCGCAGGAACAGACCGGTTGGTTGACCAAACCGGCGCTGGAAACGGTCGCGGATATGTTGGGCATGCCCTACATCCGCGTGCTCGAAGTGGCGACCTTCTATTTCATGTTCCAACTCGCGCCTGTCGGCTCAGTGGCGCATATTCAGGTTTGCGGCACCACCACTTGTATGATTTGTGGCTCCGGCGACATCATCTCGGTGTGCAAAGAGAAAATCTCTCCGACGCCGCACACGGTCTCTGCCGATGGCAAGTTTTCGTGGGAAGAGGTCGAATGTCTGGGCGCCTGCGCCAACGCGCCGATGGCCCAGATCGGCAAAGATTACTACGAGGACCTGACCGCCGAGACCTTCTCCAAGCTTCTGGACGATATGGCGGCGGGCAATGTGCCGCTTCCGGGCTCGCAAATCGGTCGTTTTTCATCCGAGCCAGCGGGCGATTTGGTGAGCTTGGCTGAGTACAAAGGCACGGGCGCACAGTATAATGGCTCCGTGCAGCGTGCGGTTGACATTGGCGATACGATCAAACGCATCGACGGCACCGAAGTGCCGCTTTTGACGCCTTGGATTTCCAAAGGCGGATCAAAGCCGACCCCGCCGAAACCCGCAGCCCCGGCGAAATCCGCCGTGCAACAGGCGGCAGAAGCGAAAAAGGCGGCTCCGAAAGCTGCGCCAAAGGCGGTTGCACCTAAAGTTGACGCCGCTGCGGCAGATGCGCCCGCGCAAAAGAAACCCCGCACCATGAAAGCCCCGCGCAAAGCTGGGGCCGATGATCTCAAGATGCTCAAAGGTGTGGGCCCGAAATTGGAAGAAACGTTGAATGCCATGGGATTCTGGCACTTCGACCAAATTGCCAAATGGACTGCTGAGGAAATTGGATGGGTCGATGAAAACCTGAAATTCAAAGGCCGCATTGCGCGTGACGGTTGGGTCGATCAAGCCAAGATTTTGGCGGCAGGCGGCAGCACCGAGTTTTCCAAACGCGCCAAATACGATTGA
- a CDS encoding NADH-quinone oxidoreductase subunit D has protein sequence MMDGDIRQNTYDDGSRDAQPGEQKIRNFNINFGPQHPAAHGVLRMVLELDGEIVERADPHIGLLHRGTEKLMESRTYLQNLPYLDRLDYVAPMNQEHAWCLAIEKLAGVEITRRASLIRVLYSEIGRVLNHLLNTTTGAMDVGALTPPLWGFEEREKLMIFYERACGARLHSAYFRPGGVHQDLPPDLLADIDAWADHFPKILDDIHYLLTENRIFKQRTVDIGVISEQEALDWGFSGVMVRGSGMAWDLRRAQPYECYDEFDFQIPVGTNGDCYDRYLCRMQEMYESTKIIKQAVALLALPENQGDVLARGKLTPPKRADMKTSMEALIHHFKLYTEGFKLPEGEVYAAVEAPKGEFGVYMVSDGTNKPYRAKLRAPGFLHLQAMDHMAKGHQLADVSALIATMDIVFGEVDR, from the coding sequence ATGATGGACGGCGACATCCGGCAAAATACCTATGATGATGGTTCGCGGGACGCCCAACCGGGCGAACAAAAGATCCGCAATTTCAACATCAACTTTGGCCCCCAACACCCGGCTGCGCACGGCGTGTTGCGAATGGTGCTTGAGCTTGATGGTGAGATTGTGGAACGCGCCGATCCGCATATCGGTCTGCTTCACCGTGGCACTGAAAAGCTGATGGAAAGCCGCACCTATTTGCAAAACCTGCCGTATCTCGACCGCCTCGACTATGTGGCGCCGATGAATCAGGAACATGCATGGTGTTTGGCGATCGAGAAACTCGCGGGCGTTGAAATCACCCGCCGCGCCTCGCTCATCCGCGTGCTCTATTCCGAGATCGGCCGTGTGCTCAACCACCTGTTGAACACCACCACAGGCGCGATGGATGTGGGGGCTCTGACGCCGCCGCTTTGGGGCTTTGAAGAGCGCGAAAAGTTGATGATTTTCTATGAACGGGCCTGTGGCGCGCGTCTGCACTCGGCCTATTTCCGGCCCGGTGGTGTGCACCAAGACCTGCCGCCAGATCTTTTGGCGGACATCGACGCCTGGGCGGATCATTTCCCGAAAATCTTGGACGACATCCATTATCTGCTGACTGAAAATCGGATTTTCAAACAGCGGACCGTGGATATTGGTGTGATCTCGGAACAAGAGGCGCTGGATTGGGGTTTTTCGGGCGTGATGGTGCGCGGCTCTGGCATGGCATGGGATTTGCGCCGGGCACAGCCTTATGAATGCTATGATGAGTTCGATTTTCAAATTCCGGTCGGCACCAATGGCGATTGCTATGACCGTTACCTGTGCCGGATGCAGGAAATGTACGAGTCGACCAAGATCATCAAACAAGCGGTGGCTCTGTTGGCCTTGCCGGAAAACCAAGGCGATGTCTTGGCCCGTGGCAAGCTGACCCCGCCGAAGCGGGCGGATATGAAAACCTCGATGGAGGCGCTCATCCACCACTTCAAACTTTACACCGAGGGTTTCAAATTGCCCGAGGGCGAAGTCTACGCCGCCGTCGAAGCGCCCAAAGGCGAATTTGGCGTCTATATGGTTTCGGACGGCACCAACAAACCCTACCGCGCCAAACTGCGCGCGCCGGGCTTTCTTCACTTGCAGGCGATGGATCACATGGCGAAAGGTCACCAACTGGCCGACGTCTCCGCCCTCATCGCCACCATGGACATCGTGTTTGGGGAGGTCGACCGCTAA